A window from Leptothermofonsia sichuanensis E412 encodes these proteins:
- a CDS encoding GNAT family N-acetyltransferase produces MTDPPKDQSLPIAVRDMDINDLAPVYHLGESLFTSDLYPYIYRTWDQWEVIGLYNTDPEYCLVAEVDNQLAGFILGTIINKASWTYGYIIWLGVSPAFQRRGIADRLVDKLVERMIDDGARFMMVDTDPENIPAVKFFTRKGFGNIRKHVFLSMNLSKHEYYGKLIAYEREKAERAVWKRPRRPNKS; encoded by the coding sequence ATGACTGACCCACCCAAAGACCAATCTCTCCCCATTGCTGTTCGGGATATGGACATTAACGACCTGGCTCCTGTGTATCATCTGGGGGAGTCGTTGTTTACTAGTGACCTGTATCCCTACATCTATCGCACCTGGGATCAGTGGGAAGTCATCGGGCTTTATAACACCGATCCGGAGTACTGCCTGGTGGCTGAAGTTGATAATCAGCTTGCAGGCTTCATCCTGGGTACCATCATCAACAAAGCCTCGTGGACTTATGGTTACATCATCTGGTTGGGAGTCAGTCCTGCTTTCCAGCGGCGCGGGATTGCCGACCGTCTGGTTGATAAGCTGGTTGAACGCATGATCGATGATGGTGCCCGGTTCATGATGGTAGATACGGATCCAGAAAACATTCCAGCAGTCAAATTCTTTACCCGTAAAGGTTTCGGTAACATCCGCAAGCATGTATTTCTGTCCATGAACCTCAGTAAACATGAGTATTACGGCAAGCTGATCGCCTATGAACGGGAAAAAGCAGAACGTGCTGTGTGGAAGCGCCCGCGTCGTCCAAATAAATCTTGA
- a CDS encoding single-stranded-DNA-specific exonuclease RecJ, with translation MPDRTLHWQIHSTASPPPWFTDAIRQQMPDIDGRYIAQLLWQREMRDPAQLAGFLDAQFYHPTSPFAFGQEMEWAVDRLSQAYHSQEPIAIWGDFDADGVTATGVLWDGLGQFFTQQKTLFYYIPNRLTESHGLSRQGMDWLYAKGCRLIVTCDTGSTSLEEIEYARHLAMDVIVTDHHTLPPERPPVTAMINPRYLPGDHPLATLSGVAVAYKLVEALYERLPQVPQKPLEHLLDLVAIGLIADLVELKGDCRYLAQRGIEQLQKQSNPATVTRPGVAKLLEFCKRSGDRPTDISFGLGPRINAVSRIHGDAHFCVELLTSEDTQLCTHLAEATELANTRRKALQKEVTEQVTRRLAQLDLSTTGVIVLADEQWQVGILGLVAGQIAQEYGRPTILLSTEGMGGIEEGGERGEGRGERGEEEALPVRIQRLKSRVPLARGSARSVNNIDLYQLVKDQAHLLTTFGGHPYAAGLSLPVENLPLFTEGINQTLRQSVDPTDAIRRIQADLTVTVAELGKELFQELKLLEPCGMGNPVPRLLIQNCWFDRVWNKKIQDWKGQQVQYIKTEFELWDESATQGFAGVWWGHYRDELPAGRCDVIVELDSNNYKKRYEVRLVAVRPCADQIEAMADTAWIMDLRQAVPGEEQESEKGAAEPSYELNAFNASTLQVLRKISNVSQKLEWQRVDQPVSPLFLHQCPSSWSEFQVWLRRSRQEQRPLAIAYPSPSDRDPQEIWHQLVGVAKYLSRTGKTVTRQQVLDRLGIGDRALEMGFQTLGYLGFSFSDEENALRVTWQSPLDPKAQSNQGIEPPFMAAVQQFIAVVKEEQFRRRYFYQVPLATIQAVAAQLDLPEARDAAGNRDRSSQLTGMPDG, from the coding sequence ATGCCCGATCGCACGCTTCACTGGCAAATTCACTCAACCGCCTCACCTCCCCCGTGGTTCACTGACGCCATTCGGCAGCAGATGCCAGACATTGATGGGCGTTATATTGCTCAACTGTTATGGCAGCGCGAGATGCGGGATCCAGCCCAGTTGGCGGGGTTTCTGGATGCTCAGTTCTACCATCCCACCAGCCCTTTTGCGTTTGGGCAGGAGATGGAGTGGGCAGTCGATCGCCTGAGCCAGGCGTATCACAGTCAAGAACCCATTGCCATCTGGGGAGACTTTGACGCCGATGGCGTGACAGCCACAGGGGTCCTCTGGGATGGCTTGGGGCAGTTCTTTACCCAGCAGAAAACACTTTTTTACTACATTCCAAATCGCCTCACGGAGTCCCACGGACTATCCCGGCAGGGAATGGACTGGCTGTATGCAAAAGGCTGCCGGTTAATCGTGACCTGTGACACGGGCAGTACCAGCCTGGAAGAGATTGAGTACGCCCGTCACTTAGCCATGGATGTGATTGTGACTGACCATCACACCCTGCCACCAGAGCGTCCACCAGTTACTGCCATGATCAATCCCCGTTACCTGCCTGGGGATCATCCCCTGGCAACACTGTCGGGAGTAGCTGTGGCATACAAACTGGTAGAGGCCCTGTATGAACGGCTGCCACAGGTGCCGCAAAAGCCCCTGGAGCATTTGCTGGATCTGGTGGCGATCGGGTTAATTGCTGATCTGGTGGAGTTGAAAGGGGATTGCCGCTACCTGGCACAACGGGGAATTGAGCAATTGCAAAAGCAGTCCAATCCAGCAACCGTAACCCGTCCAGGGGTGGCGAAGCTGCTGGAATTTTGTAAGCGGAGTGGCGATCGCCCCACCGATATCTCCTTTGGGTTGGGTCCCCGGATTAATGCCGTCAGCCGCATCCACGGCGATGCCCATTTCTGTGTTGAACTGCTGACCAGCGAGGATACCCAGCTCTGCACTCACCTGGCAGAAGCAACCGAACTGGCAAACACTCGCCGCAAAGCCCTCCAAAAAGAAGTCACTGAGCAGGTTACCCGCCGGTTAGCTCAACTGGATTTGTCCACTACCGGTGTGATTGTGCTGGCAGATGAGCAGTGGCAGGTGGGCATCTTGGGGCTGGTTGCCGGGCAGATTGCTCAGGAGTATGGGCGTCCGACTATTTTGTTGAGTACGGAAGGGATGGGTGGAATAGAAGAGGGGGGAGAGAGGGGAGAGGGGAGAGGAGAGAGGGGAGAGGAGGAGGCGTTGCCGGTTCGGATTCAACGGTTGAAATCCCGGGTGCCGCTTGCGCGGGGGTCTGCCCGGTCGGTGAACAATATTGACCTGTATCAACTGGTAAAAGACCAGGCACATTTGTTGACAACGTTTGGCGGACATCCCTATGCAGCCGGGTTGAGCCTTCCAGTTGAAAATCTGCCCCTGTTCACGGAGGGAATAAACCAGACCTTGCGCCAGTCTGTCGATCCAACAGACGCTATCCGACGAATACAGGCAGATCTGACCGTGACGGTGGCAGAACTGGGGAAGGAACTGTTTCAGGAGTTGAAGCTACTTGAACCTTGCGGTATGGGTAATCCAGTTCCCCGACTGCTGATTCAGAACTGCTGGTTTGACCGGGTCTGGAATAAGAAGATTCAGGACTGGAAAGGGCAGCAGGTACAGTACATCAAAACTGAATTTGAGCTTTGGGACGAGTCGGCTACCCAGGGATTTGCGGGGGTCTGGTGGGGACACTACCGGGATGAGCTACCTGCTGGGCGCTGTGATGTGATAGTCGAACTGGACAGCAATAATTACAAGAAGCGCTACGAAGTCCGATTGGTGGCTGTGCGCCCCTGTGCGGATCAAATTGAAGCCATGGCTGATACAGCCTGGATTATGGATTTGCGGCAGGCGGTGCCGGGAGAAGAGCAGGAAAGCGAGAAAGGAGCGGCTGAACCGTCCTATGAATTGAATGCCTTCAACGCATCCACCCTTCAAGTCCTACGCAAAATCAGCAACGTCAGCCAGAAATTAGAGTGGCAGAGGGTAGACCAACCAGTTTCTCCATTGTTCCTGCATCAGTGTCCCAGCAGTTGGAGCGAGTTTCAGGTCTGGCTCCGTCGATCGCGACAGGAACAGCGACCGCTGGCGATCGCCTATCCGTCCCCATCAGATAGGGATCCCCAGGAAATCTGGCACCAACTGGTGGGAGTTGCCAAGTATCTGAGCCGCACCGGCAAAACGGTGACCCGACAACAGGTATTGGATCGATTGGGAATTGGCGATCGCGCCCTGGAAATGGGCTTTCAAACCCTGGGGTATCTGGGTTTTTCCTTCAGTGACGAAGAGAATGCACTGCGCGTTACCTGGCAGTCCCCCCTGGACCCCAAAGCCCAGAGTAACCAGGGGATAGAGCCACCATTCATGGCAGCCGTGCAGCAATTCATTGCCGTCGTCAAAGAAGAACAATTTCGCCGTCGTTACTTTTACCAGGTACCCCTGGCAACGATTCAGGCGGTGGCCGCCCAATTAGATTTGCCGGAAGCAAGGGATGCTGCTGGAAACAGAGATCGCTCCAGCCAGCTCACTGGAATGCCGGATGGGTAA
- a CDS encoding peptidase domain-containing ABC transporter, translated as MKHFLESLHLPGKRDRSKKYSVVLQQNEEDCGAACLGAIAKHYGLTLTFTRLREAVGTGQQGTTLLGLKRGAEVLGFNARSVRASIQILEQMEEVPLPAIIHWMGSHWVVLYGQQNQQYVVVDPAVGVRYLSKEELCEGWVDWTMLLLEPDPVRFYAQSSDEPVQGIGNFFQRIWVYRKLLAEVLLINVLLGLLSIATPFLIQVLTDDVLIRGDTRLLNGLALGVIVLNLFSSSMGLVQANLIAYFAQRLELGLVLEFGRAILRLPLTYYETRRSGEVVSRLRDIQELNQLVSQVVVSLPSQFFIAIVSLFLMLVFSWKLTLVALIIGVLMTLSTLLFLPTLQQKTRSLLVLEAENQGVLVETFKGALTLKTTTATNQFWEEFQSRFGRLANLSLRTTQIGIVNTTFSELVSGVGAVTLLWFGSSLVISRELSIGQLLAFASFNSNVTGLISTVVKFVDEFARVRTATQRLGEVIEHPVETRGDTSKPFVRIPEEAAIECDRLTFHYPGRVDLLDNFSLRLSGGEVIALIGKSGCGKSTLAKLIAGLYTLQAGNIRIGGFNLSDLSLDCLRKQVVLVPQDAHFWSRSILENFRLGTPDVPFEEIVQVCQVTGADEFISRLPDKYQTILGEFGANLSGGQRQRLAIARALINDPPILILDESTGGLDPVSEAEVLDHLLYYRQGKTTILISHRPRVINRADWIVLLDQGRLITQGPLKELRNQLGEHLDFLTP; from the coding sequence GTGAAACATTTTCTAGAGTCGCTTCATCTACCAGGAAAGCGAGATCGATCAAAAAAGTATTCTGTTGTTCTGCAACAGAATGAAGAGGACTGTGGCGCTGCCTGCCTGGGGGCGATCGCCAAACACTATGGCCTTACCCTGACGTTCACTCGCCTGCGGGAAGCAGTGGGCACAGGGCAGCAGGGCACTACGCTGCTGGGGCTAAAGCGGGGAGCCGAAGTTCTGGGATTTAATGCCCGCTCAGTCCGTGCCTCTATCCAGATTTTGGAGCAAATGGAGGAAGTCCCCCTGCCTGCCATCATCCACTGGATGGGTAGCCACTGGGTTGTGTTATACGGGCAACAAAATCAGCAGTATGTCGTCGTCGATCCAGCCGTGGGTGTGCGCTATCTCTCCAAAGAGGAACTGTGCGAGGGCTGGGTAGACTGGACCATGCTGTTGCTGGAACCTGACCCTGTCCGGTTCTATGCCCAATCTTCAGATGAACCAGTCCAAGGCATTGGTAACTTTTTTCAGCGGATATGGGTCTATCGCAAATTGCTGGCAGAAGTGTTACTGATCAACGTGCTGCTGGGTTTGCTATCGATCGCCACGCCCTTTCTAATCCAGGTCCTGACCGACGATGTACTGATTCGGGGAGACACCCGCCTGCTCAATGGTCTGGCACTGGGCGTGATTGTGCTCAACCTGTTTAGCAGCAGCATGGGCTTAGTGCAGGCAAATTTGATTGCCTATTTTGCTCAGCGGTTAGAACTGGGGCTGGTGCTGGAATTTGGGCGGGCAATTTTGCGGCTGCCACTGACCTATTATGAAACCCGCCGCAGTGGGGAAGTGGTCAGTCGTTTACGGGACATTCAGGAACTCAACCAGTTGGTGTCCCAGGTGGTCGTCAGTTTACCCAGTCAGTTTTTTATCGCAATTGTGTCCCTGTTCCTGATGCTGGTCTTTAGCTGGAAGCTGACCCTGGTTGCTTTGATCATTGGGGTGCTGATGACCCTGTCCACCCTCCTCTTCCTGCCAACGTTGCAGCAAAAAACTCGTAGCTTGCTGGTCTTGGAGGCTGAAAATCAGGGTGTCCTGGTAGAAACCTTTAAGGGTGCCCTTACCCTCAAAACCACCACAGCTACCAACCAGTTTTGGGAAGAGTTCCAGAGCCGGTTTGGCAGATTGGCAAACCTCTCCCTTCGGACTACTCAAATTGGGATTGTGAACACTACCTTTTCTGAGCTGGTGTCTGGGGTGGGGGCCGTGACCTTACTCTGGTTCGGTAGCAGCCTGGTAATCAGTCGAGAGCTATCCATTGGTCAACTCCTGGCATTTGCCAGTTTTAACTCCAACGTGACCGGATTAATCAGCACGGTGGTTAAGTTTGTGGATGAGTTTGCCCGGGTGCGAACAGCCACCCAGCGGTTAGGAGAAGTCATTGAACACCCGGTAGAAACCAGGGGGGATACCTCCAAACCCTTCGTCAGAATTCCAGAGGAAGCCGCGATTGAGTGCGATCGCCTGACCTTCCATTATCCCGGTCGCGTTGATCTGCTGGATAACTTTTCCCTCAGGCTGTCTGGTGGTGAAGTGATTGCCCTGATTGGCAAGTCAGGCTGTGGCAAGAGTACTTTAGCCAAACTGATTGCCGGGCTATATACCTTGCAGGCGGGCAACATCCGGATTGGTGGGTTTAATCTCTCTGATCTGTCACTGGACTGTCTGCGCAAACAGGTTGTACTGGTACCCCAGGATGCCCATTTCTGGAGCCGCTCGATTCTAGAAAACTTCCGTCTGGGAACGCCCGATGTCCCGTTTGAAGAAATTGTTCAGGTCTGTCAGGTCACAGGAGCCGATGAATTCATCAGTCGTCTGCCAGACAAGTATCAGACGATTCTGGGCGAGTTTGGCGCAAACCTGTCCGGGGGACAGCGGCAGCGACTGGCGATCGCCCGTGCTCTGATTAATGACCCGCCCATCCTGATTCTGGATGAGTCTACTGGAGGACTTGATCCCGTGAGTGAGGCAGAAGTGCTGGATCATTTACTCTACTATCGCCAGGGAAAAACTACAATCCTGATCAGCCATCGCCCCCGTGTCATCAATCGAGCTGACTGGATTGTATTGCTGGATCAGGGAAGGCTGATTACCCAGGGACCCTTAAAGGAACTGCGTAACCAGTTAGGCGAGCACCTGGATTTCCTGACCCCTTAA
- a CDS encoding class I SAM-dependent methyltransferase, whose product MQDEILRKEQVFHDQWAAAIDVEGIRVADYFEACTAPENRFILRQLGDVQGKYLLDLGCGAGENSVYFALKGARCVAADYSPGMVDVAQRLAARNGVAVEGAVVNAMDIDFPDNTFDVVYASNLLHHIPDPRLAIREMYRVLKPGGKACFWDPLKHNPVINVYRRMATKVRTEDETPLDIRLVDFVRSHFSHTTYDTFWLATLWIFLRFYLIEKVNPNEERYWKKIIIEHARLERDYLRLEKIDRVLKKLPLMKRFAWNLAVVASK is encoded by the coding sequence ATGCAAGACGAAATCCTACGCAAAGAACAGGTGTTCCATGACCAGTGGGCGGCTGCGATCGATGTGGAAGGGATCCGGGTTGCGGACTATTTTGAAGCCTGCACAGCACCCGAAAATCGCTTTATTTTGAGGCAGTTGGGGGATGTGCAGGGTAAATATCTGCTGGATCTGGGATGTGGGGCAGGGGAGAACAGTGTCTACTTTGCCCTCAAAGGTGCCCGGTGTGTGGCAGCGGACTATTCACCGGGAATGGTCGATGTGGCGCAGAGGTTAGCTGCCAGAAATGGTGTAGCAGTCGAGGGTGCAGTCGTCAATGCAATGGATATTGACTTTCCAGACAACACCTTTGATGTGGTCTATGCTTCAAACCTGCTGCATCACATTCCCGATCCACGGCTGGCAATTCGGGAAATGTATCGGGTGTTGAAGCCGGGCGGCAAAGCCTGCTTTTGGGACCCGCTGAAGCATAATCCAGTGATCAATGTGTATCGGCGAATGGCAACGAAAGTCAGGACAGAGGATGAAACTCCTCTGGATATCCGCCTGGTGGATTTTGTGCGATCGCACTTTTCCCACACTACCTATGACACCTTCTGGTTGGCGACCCTCTGGATTTTTCTGCGCTTCTACCTGATTGAGAAAGTTAACCCCAATGAAGAGCGCTACTGGAAAAAAATCATTATTGAACACGCTCGCCTGGAGCGAGATTACCTGCGGTTGGAAAAAATTGATCGGGTTTTGAAAAAGCTTCCCCTGATGAAGCGCTTTGCCTGGAACCTGGCAGTTGTTGCCAGCAAGTAA
- a CDS encoding 2-isopropylmalate synthase, which yields MSTKPSQDRIIIFDTTLRDGEQAPGAALNIDEKLTIARQLARLGVDVIEAGFPYSSPGDFEAVQKIAESVGVEDGPIICGLARTTRQDIQAAAEALKPAVRPRIHTFIATSDIHLEYKLKKTRQEVLAIAEEMVAFARSFVNDVEFSPEDAGRSDPEFLYQVLERAIAAGATTVNIPDTVGYTTPAEFGALIRGIKENVPNIDQAIISVHGHNDLGLAVANFLEAVKNGARQLECTINGIGERAGNAAMEELVMALHVRRQYFNPFLGRPVDSEQPLTNIDTRQIYKTSRLVSNLTGMLVQPNKAIVGANAFAHESGIHQDGVLKNRLTYEIMDAQSIGLTDNQIVLGKLSGRNAFRSRLKELGFELSEQELNKAFVRFKELADKKKEVTDWDLESIVNDEIQQTPELFRVELVQVSCGNHACPTATVTLRTPDGEELTDAATGTGPVDAVYKAINRVVNVPNQLIEFSVQSVTAGIDAIGEVTIRLRHEERIYSGHAANTDIIVASAQAYVNALNRLYVALQRQQKEAIATP from the coding sequence ATGAGCACTAAACCCAGTCAGGATCGAATCATTATTTTTGATACGACGCTTCGAGACGGTGAACAGGCTCCGGGAGCGGCGCTCAATATTGATGAAAAGCTGACTATTGCTCGTCAACTGGCTCGACTGGGTGTAGATGTGATTGAAGCGGGATTTCCCTACTCCAGCCCTGGTGACTTTGAAGCCGTGCAAAAGATTGCAGAATCGGTTGGCGTCGAGGATGGTCCCATTATTTGTGGTCTGGCGCGGACCACCAGGCAGGATATTCAGGCTGCCGCAGAAGCCTTAAAACCGGCTGTTCGACCTCGCATCCATACTTTTATTGCCACGTCTGATATTCATTTAGAGTACAAGCTGAAGAAAACCCGTCAAGAAGTGCTGGCGATCGCAGAGGAGATGGTTGCCTTTGCCCGATCGTTTGTCAATGATGTTGAGTTTTCCCCGGAAGATGCCGGTCGCTCAGATCCCGAATTTCTCTATCAGGTCCTGGAACGAGCGATCGCCGCAGGGGCAACTACAGTCAATATCCCTGACACAGTCGGGTACACTACCCCGGCTGAGTTTGGTGCCCTGATTCGCGGCATTAAGGAAAATGTGCCCAACATTGACCAGGCAATCATTTCCGTCCACGGACACAACGATCTGGGTCTGGCGGTTGCCAACTTTTTAGAGGCAGTCAAGAATGGAGCACGCCAGTTGGAATGTACCATTAACGGGATTGGTGAACGAGCCGGCAACGCAGCAATGGAAGAACTGGTCATGGCGCTCCACGTGCGGCGGCAATACTTTAATCCGTTTCTGGGTCGTCCAGTTGATTCAGAACAGCCCTTAACCAATATTGATACCCGTCAGATTTATAAGACCTCCCGTCTGGTTTCAAATCTGACGGGGATGCTGGTACAGCCCAATAAGGCAATTGTGGGAGCCAACGCCTTTGCCCATGAGTCAGGCATCCATCAGGATGGCGTCCTGAAAAACCGGCTGACCTATGAAATCATGGACGCCCAGTCGATTGGCTTGACCGATAACCAGATTGTGCTGGGTAAGCTGTCAGGGCGTAATGCCTTCCGGTCCCGTTTGAAAGAACTGGGCTTTGAGCTATCAGAGCAGGAGTTGAATAAAGCATTTGTCCGGTTCAAGGAGCTGGCAGATAAGAAAAAAGAAGTCACCGATTGGGATCTGGAGTCGATTGTCAATGACGAAATCCAGCAAACTCCTGAATTGTTCCGAGTCGAACTGGTTCAGGTTTCTTGTGGCAACCATGCCTGCCCAACGGCAACGGTAACCCTGCGCACTCCTGATGGGGAAGAGTTGACCGATGCTGCTACTGGTACTGGACCTGTGGATGCCGTTTACAAAGCCATTAACCGGGTAGTGAATGTCCCCAATCAGTTGATTGAGTTCTCGGTACAGTCTGTCACAGCGGGAATTGATGCCATTGGTGAGGTCACGATTCGACTGCGCCATGAGGAACGGATTTACTCTGGTCATGCCGCCAATACAGACATCATCGTGGCCTCTGCTCAGGCGTATGTGAATGCGCTAAATCGCCTTTATGTGGCTTTACAGCGCCAGCAGAAGGAAGCCATAGCCACACCCTGA
- a CDS encoding LabA-like NYN domain-containing protein, protein MHNLTNRLSIFVDGNNMFYAQQKNGWFFDPKRVLEYFTRESDVLLVNAFWYTGLKDPQDQRGFRDALISLGYTVRTKILKEYYDDNSGRFSQKANLDIEIVVDMFNTVDLYNRVILFSGDGDFERAIELLRSKNTHITVVSTEGMIARELRNVTDHYIDLNDIRKEIEKVDY, encoded by the coding sequence ATGCATAACTTGACAAACCGTCTTTCAATTTTTGTAGACGGCAACAATATGTTCTACGCCCAACAGAAAAATGGCTGGTTCTTTGATCCAAAACGAGTGCTGGAGTATTTCACAAGAGAGTCGGATGTTCTTTTGGTCAATGCTTTTTGGTATACAGGCTTAAAAGATCCTCAGGATCAACGAGGTTTCCGGGATGCGTTGATCAGTCTGGGTTATACCGTCAGAACCAAGATTTTGAAGGAATACTATGATGACAATTCAGGTCGTTTCTCTCAAAAAGCGAATCTGGATATCGAAATTGTTGTAGACATGTTTAACACGGTTGATTTGTACAATCGGGTAATTTTATTTAGTGGAGATGGAGATTTTGAGCGAGCGATCGAGCTGCTGCGTTCTAAAAATACTCACATTACGGTTGTTTCAACCGAAGGTATGATTGCCCGCGAACTTCGTAATGTGACTGACCACTATATTGATTTGAATGACATTCGCAAAGAAATTGAGAAAGTAGATTATTGA
- a CDS encoding serine/threonine-protein kinase, with amino-acid sequence MFNKSSKSSNSLLPPTEALPPSNSGRTQKASTVVGGQKKKALVRGHFMAGVWAIVAAIATAHQISLVQFWECHTQTLFFKLRGPVASPQDILILAMDDDSVKASQFYRSDPNQYAYLAPLRTSPPKRSAYAIAVDRLMKSGARTVSIDVLFDAPSDSPEEDAEFENVLRRYAGRVTLAAVYNAETTPQGEQTELVLPDLVFRTSPASIGFINYPLSLDGRIHRLGSTYPQLEVENAQRRGKSYPPEVAEQIVRRSKELFFEQGKDILSFAEATLKAARIPYQPSRGHTIFFYGPDRTFPHIPLRDVLDPETWNQHLQQETFRNKIVLIGPTAKVYQDLHATPFSKTFPYTTPMAGVEVNANAIATLLENKSIAEAIPNPSWRGATVLVIVLAAAGIQSAFLLFLASAHRFQKQLQPSLLRFILAAGTVHLVTAGAIALAWGGISYFAFVNGQLILPVAAPMAAISLSGVSYFVAASASEYRSKLQIVKILAQFPRSEVVQRILHEYVEFQDLLQEPEQAFFGKILKDRYRVTKVLGSGGFGRTYIAEDTQRPGNPLCVVKQLRPASDNANLVQLAKRLFEREARTLEKLGKHSQIPQLLANFEEDGEFYLIQEFIPGSPLSQELPLGKQLPEARVVGILREILQILEFVHSQDVIHRDIKPGNIIRRNSDGKLVLIDFGAVKISDQIESERHTALTVGIGTKGYMPSEQSEGKPKPNSDIYALGMIGIQALTGLFPNQIREKEDLKTGEIAWKEWAKVSQPLAEILSKMVLYDYRKRYQTATQVLQDLNSLPVSTAPPPPVEDEPVMPTDRSSDLDAYVVEETRPWPQTFGSISDPLSGKNVQDSEDQGNP; translated from the coding sequence ATGTTTAACAAATCGTCTAAATCGTCTAATTCGTTATTGCCCCCAACAGAGGCTTTGCCGCCCAGCAACTCTGGTCGGACCCAGAAGGCAAGCACGGTCGTTGGGGGGCAAAAGAAAAAGGCACTGGTTCGCGGCCATTTTATGGCAGGGGTATGGGCGATTGTGGCAGCGATCGCCACTGCCCATCAAATCAGCCTGGTACAGTTCTGGGAGTGCCACACCCAAACCCTTTTCTTCAAGCTCCGGGGTCCAGTGGCCTCTCCCCAGGATATTCTGATTCTGGCAATGGATGACGATTCGGTTAAAGCCAGCCAGTTTTATCGCAGCGATCCCAACCAGTATGCCTACCTGGCACCGCTACGAACCTCACCCCCTAAGCGCAGTGCCTATGCCATTGCGGTTGACCGTTTAATGAAGTCCGGTGCCCGCACCGTGTCGATTGATGTACTGTTTGATGCCCCCAGCGATTCTCCTGAAGAGGATGCTGAGTTTGAGAACGTGCTGCGTCGTTATGCGGGTCGGGTAACCCTGGCCGCCGTTTACAATGCCGAAACGACTCCTCAGGGTGAGCAAACGGAACTGGTTCTCCCAGATCTTGTGTTTCGGACTTCTCCTGCTTCTATTGGATTTATTAACTATCCCCTTTCCCTTGATGGCAGAATTCACAGGCTGGGTAGCACCTATCCCCAACTGGAGGTGGAAAATGCCCAACGTCGGGGCAAGAGCTATCCGCCTGAAGTTGCCGAGCAGATTGTGCGGCGCTCAAAGGAATTGTTTTTTGAGCAGGGCAAAGATATTCTCTCATTTGCAGAAGCCACCCTCAAAGCAGCCAGAATTCCTTACCAGCCATCCCGGGGGCACACTATTTTTTTCTACGGTCCTGATCGGACGTTTCCCCATATTCCTCTGCGGGATGTTTTGGACCCGGAAACCTGGAATCAACATCTTCAGCAAGAAACGTTTCGAAACAAAATTGTCCTGATCGGACCTACGGCTAAGGTTTATCAGGATCTCCACGCAACGCCCTTTTCTAAAACCTTTCCCTACACCACGCCGATGGCAGGGGTAGAGGTCAACGCCAATGCGATCGCCACGTTACTGGAGAACAAGTCCATTGCTGAAGCTATTCCCAACCCGTCCTGGCGGGGTGCCACCGTGCTGGTGATTGTGCTGGCGGCGGCTGGTATTCAGAGTGCTTTTTTGTTGTTCTTGGCCTCTGCCCACCGCTTTCAGAAACAACTTCAGCCTTCCCTGCTGCGGTTTATTCTGGCTGCCGGAACTGTGCATCTGGTAACTGCCGGGGCGATCGCCCTTGCCTGGGGGGGAATTAGCTATTTTGCATTCGTGAATGGTCAACTGATTTTGCCGGTAGCAGCTCCCATGGCGGCGATCTCCCTCAGCGGTGTTAGTTACTTTGTGGCAGCCTCTGCCAGCGAATACCGCAGCAAACTTCAAATTGTCAAAATTCTGGCCCAGTTTCCCCGATCAGAAGTGGTCCAGAGAATTTTGCATGAGTACGTTGAGTTTCAAGATTTACTCCAGGAACCAGAACAGGCATTTTTCGGAAAAATCCTGAAGGATCGGTACCGGGTCACTAAGGTTTTAGGTTCCGGTGGCTTTGGCAGGACCTATATTGCTGAAGATACGCAGCGTCCAGGTAATCCCCTCTGTGTCGTCAAGCAACTCAGACCGGCCAGTGACAATGCCAACCTGGTACAGCTTGCCAAGCGTCTGTTTGAGCGGGAGGCCCGGACGCTGGAAAAACTGGGAAAACACAGCCAGATTCCTCAATTGCTGGCAAATTTTGAGGAAGATGGAGAATTTTACCTGATCCAGGAGTTCATTCCAGGCAGCCCCCTGAGTCAGGAACTTCCGCTTGGGAAACAACTCCCTGAAGCCAGAGTCGTTGGTATTTTGCGGGAAATCCTCCAAATTTTAGAGTTCGTCCACAGTCAAGATGTCATCCATCGAGATATTAAACCGGGCAACATCATTCGACGTAACTCAGACGGTAAGCTGGTTCTGATTGATTTTGGTGCTGTCAAAATTTCTGATCAGATAGAATCCGAAAGGCATACGGCGCTTACGGTTGGAATTGGCACAAAAGGCTATATGCCCAGTGAGCAAAGTGAGGGTAAGCCAAAACCTAACAGTGACATTTACGCGCTTGGGATGATTGGGATTCAGGCGCTAACCGGGCTTTTCCCCAATCAAATTCGGGAAAAGGAAGACTTAAAGACAGGCGAAATTGCTTGGAAAGAGTGGGCAAAGGTTAGCCAGCCGCTGGCAGAAATACTCAGTAAGATGGTGCTTTATGACTATCGGAAGCGCTACCAAACAGCGACCCAGGTGTTGCAAGACCTCAACAGTCTGCCAGTTTCTACGGCTCCTCCCCCGCCGGTAGAGGATGAACCTGTCATGCCGACTGACCGATCCAGTGATCTGGATGCTTACGTCGTAGAAGAAACCCGTCCCTGGCCCCAAACCTTTGGCTCAATATCGGACCCTTTAAGTGGGAAGAATGTTCAAGATTCGGAGGATCAGGGCAATCCTTAA